Proteins from one Pithys albifrons albifrons isolate INPA30051 chromosome 2, PitAlb_v1, whole genome shotgun sequence genomic window:
- the CLN8 gene encoding protein CLN8, with translation MKETIVGMRSVKKEEMNPTNDDEVFGTIFDWDYLLWEVRVAFLAAGFLIYLGVFLLSHWLSSWRSTTYRALCAKEKVFWNMAVTRGVFGLQSCVAGLWALLIDPVFHADKVYSQQKWSWFNCLIAAGFFLLENVAVHMSNIVFRTFDVFLVVHHLLAFGGLAGLVINVKSGHYLPLMGMLLEMSTPATCISWMLLKAGSANTFFWKANQWVMIHLFHCRMILTYHMWWVCIFNWNSVVENLGLLHFIVLFSGLFAVTVVLNPYWTYKKTQQLLSPTDWNFENKAMENGQLNGETHQKKRI, from the exons ATGAAGGAGACTATAGTGGGAATGAGAAGTgtcaaaaaagaagaaatgaatcCTACAAATGATGATGAAGTGTTTGGGACCATTTTTGACTGGGACTATCTCTTATGGGAAGTTCGTGTGGCCTTTTTAGCTGCTGGTTTTTTAATCTACTTGGGAGTATTTCTTCTGTCTCACTGGTTGTCTTCATGGAGAAGTACCACTTACCGTGCCTTGTGTGCAAAGGAGAAAGTGTTTTGGAATATGGCAGTCACACGTGGGGTGTTTGGACTTCAGAGCTGTGTTGCTGGGTTATGGGCTTTGCTCATAGATCCCGTTTTTCATGCTGACAAAGTATATTCACAGCAAAAGTGGAGTTGGTTTAACTGTTTAATAGCTGCTGGATTTTTCTTGCTTGAAAATGTAGCAGTCCACATGTCCAACATTGTTTTTAGAACATTTGATGTGTTCTTGGTAGTTCATCATTTGCTTGCCTTTGGTGGCTTGGCTGGTCTGGTAATTAATGTGAAATCTGGACATTATCTGCCTTTGATGGGAATGTTGCTGGAGATGAGTACTCCTGCAACGTGCATTTCCTGGATGCTTCTGAAG GCTGGCTCTGCTAATACCTTTTTCTGGAAGGCAAACCAGTGGGTGATGATCCACCTGTTTCACTGCCGCATGATTCTTACTTACCATATGTGGTGGGTGTGTATTTTCAACTGGAATTCTGTGGTAGAAAACCTGGGACTTCTTCACTTTATTGTTTTATTCTCGGGCTTATTTGCTGTTACAGTAGTACTTAACCCATACTGGACATACAAAAAAACTCAGCAACTCCTCAGCCCAACTGACTGgaactttgaaaataaagcaatgGAAAATGGACAATTAAATGGTGAAACACATCAAAAGAAGAGGATATAA